The sequence CAAGGAAGTCACAGAGCAGGCCGCGGTGGCGGACCCAAGCCAAGCTGGACAAGACCGATGCTAGGAGTAGAAATCTATTCTGAGGCAACGGGGCGCGTAGGAGTAGATCCATATATGAGGCAACAGGCGGCACGGACGAACCACAGCCTTCAGTCGAGTTCACCTTTGCGTTCCACGTCGGCGAAGAGGACGATGACGGCTTGCCTCATTCTCGCGAAGGGCTCGGGCGGCCGTGGTCACAGACTCACTGCTCCACCTACTCGTTCTTGCCTTGATTGGCAAGCTGGGCGGCGCGGAGTTTGCGGATTCGGTCTTCCACTGTTTCGGATTCGGGCTGACGGAACTTGTCGCCGCGGTAGCGTGCGCCTTTCAGGTAGTCAATCAAACCGGAGAGCATGCCGCTGACCAGCCGGCAGTGGTCGGATAGCTTGCGGTGCTCGGCCTCCGGCAGGTATCCCTGGTCGCAGGCTATTGAGAGTTGAGCTCGGACTTCGCCGCACGAGCCTTTGGCGATGTAGAGAAACTGGACGAATTCGGTGTTGCTCCCGCGCTCAAAACCCTCGGCGACATTGGACAGGACCGACACTGCGGCGCGGCGTATCTGGTCGGCCAAGCTTGGGTCCTTCGCGAAGGCCGCGCTGCGCGTGAGCGCGTACACTTCATTCGCCAGGGCTCGCGCCTTCTGGTAGACGACCAAATCCTCGAAGTAGCGCACCTTCTTGTGTTCAGTTGTTGAGCTATTCAGAACTCCTCCTCCCGAGTTCAACGGTTGAACTATTCAAGGTTCAACCTCCTAGTCCACGACCGCTGACTCGCTCATGGCTGCAAGAATGCTAGGTTCAGGTCCTTCATAGTCAAGCCGACGACAGCGGGCGATGCGGCTGCAGGGATCTTCAGTTTAGTCCACCTTTGCGTTCCATGTCAGCGAATAGGTCGATGACTGCCGGCCTCTTGCGACTGCGCGTTTTGCTCCCGGAGCGGTCGCAACGACTTCCCTGCCTCCCTCGGAGGGAGGAAGGAATCTGATGGTCTATTCGAGGCGGGTTGCTCACGCCCAGTTTCCTATATGTCCTCCTCCGATGAAGCCGAGCAATGTTCTAAGTTGGTCATTGGCAATTGGCTATTGGGCATTGGTGTATCTCCCCTACCCCGCCCCCCGGGCTGTTCCGGAGGCTATTCTCCAAGCTGCCCGGAAAGCAGTTCGGGAAGCTGCTCCGCAGGCTATCCGGAGAGGAATCTGGAGAGCTACCCGGACTGCTGTTCTGTCGGCTGCTCGGAAGGCTATGCGGAGGGGAATTGGACGAGCTCTCCGGGAAGCTGCGGGGACTGCTGTTCCGCGGAGTGCTCGGCAGAATGCCCGACGAGGCGTCCTAGAAGCAGCCCGGAAAGCAGTCTGCCGGAGAGTTCGGAGAGCAGCTTCCCAAGCTGCTCGGAGAGCTGCTGAGCAAGCTGCCCGGCGGGTACCTTGGCGGACTCTCTTGACAGCGCCAGTCGAGACATGAAAGGAATTCACCGCCAAGACACAAAGACACCAGGAGGTCGAGTATGCTCCTCACCCCTACCCTCTCCTCTCAGAGGAGAGGGAGAGCGGGCCAAAAGCGAGGAGGGACTCCGCGCTAGTTCGGTTTGAGGACTGCAG comes from candidate division WOR-3 bacterium and encodes:
- a CDS encoding four helix bundle protein, translated to MNSSTTEHKKVRYFEDLVVYQKARALANEVYALTRSAAFAKDPSLADQIRRAAVSVLSNVAEGFERGSNTEFVQFLYIAKGSCGEVRAQLSIACDQGYLPEAEHRKLSDHCRLVSGMLSGLIDYLKGARYRGDKFRQPESETVEDRIRKLRAAQLANQGKNE